A region of the Falco biarmicus isolate bFalBia1 chromosome 10, bFalBia1.pri, whole genome shotgun sequence genome:
CTTCACTGTAGGCCATCAGTGAGCTAAAAGCCCTTTGCTGCCTcatggctggctggcagctctAAAGCAAGCAAGTGATAAAATTGGGTTCCAAGCGAGCTGGGGCTTACTAAAGCAGGGAACtcaaaaaaccaacacacaagCTGGTTGGCAGCTTCACACTTCTCCAGCCTGTAATGCTTCTGCTAACCACTCGTCACCAGAAATGTCTTTGCAAGTGGAGTTCCAGACAATGACAAGACAACGTGGGGAAACACGCTGTATCCTACTGGCTCCACAACGATTTTGTACGTTTGTAGGCCTTTTAAAGTTCTCTCAGTTCCATAGTTTCCTAGGGCACCCTGTTTATACACAGCAAGTAAATGCTCACTCTGACAAATGGTCAAATACACGATGGCACCTTCATATGACAGAAGTATTTGAATAGTtgttcagattaaaaaaaacacaaacccacagCAGATTCCAAGAAAGTGATTTATTTCCACTTGTCCTTACAAGTTAAAGACAGtatgctttttcttaaaaaacagtaTCATGTACTATTTAGAAAATGATTACACCTTTCTCgtcaaagaaaatacatccaATTATGACGTCCTGTCTACCTTTTAAGGATAGGTGggttggtttctttctttttaagagtAATCCTCAGAACGTATCAGCAGAAAACGCATATAGGTGAGGATAAAGTTACCAACAAATTGATAAACGTTCCTGTATACTTAGACATACATTAACACGAAGGAACTTATCCACCAACTAGTGCTCCATTggctcctctgccttttctgcaggTTCATCAGCAGGCGGAGCAGGcttaaagagaggaaaaataaatattttaggaagGCAGAAGACAACACCTGGCAAATCAGCTTTATCCTGGCCTCAGCACCATGAGTGGTAAATGCAGCTCACGTGACCAAACAGCTTACGAAGTAGTGTTACCCAAATTAGCATGGAGCAGGACAGAGCTGGTCATTAGGAGACTAAGGATGCATCTTGCCACAGGTGTGAGAAACATGTAGCCACTGTTGCAAAAACAGTGAAAACTTGTATTTGGTCAAAGACAGACATACTTGATTGAAGAGAGATGGCATGGGAACAGCCTGGCACCAATTCAGTGTAACTTGACTTAATAAGCATCCCAGTCTCCAGCTAATATTATATGGTCTTCATACAGCaacttcaattttatttttttttttttaaaaaaaatcacattcctAAAACTCTACTAGCGTAGTAGAGAGTTAAACATAGTAAACATAACTATGCTAGGTCATATATCACAAAATGGTGTCTTTCAACAAAGCCTATTTATTTGTATCTGAACCACACACCTTTCTCTGTGGTCTCTCCTCAAGACCTTCTAGGAATGGTGCTACGTCATCATCGTCATAGATGGTAAACTCCATGTCTTTGCCAACAATTCCAATGGAAACATTCTGTTAAGCAAAGTTTTGAAAGAAGTGAGAagcatttttctgcaaataacTCTCGCTTTTGCTTGTGAAACAGATCAAAGTTTCCTCCAGTGATAAAGAGACTCATTGTGCTGTTTGTGTCcacttaaggaaaaaaggacattttgaGACACAACTCCTTTGGCAAACTGTACTAGGAACAGAAAGGGAGGCAGATTTATACCTTACAAAAGCTATCAGGTTTCAAAATCTTGTAAGTAAAACTACTTTTCAAGGGTTTCACTTTCTTTCaacatttgttttggttttaataaacATACACAATTTTTCAAAACtacttattttaatttgcattttcattgttttaagaGTTCTAAAAACCAAAGAGTAAAGGGctaagtataaaaaaaaattaaaaatggaaaagggcAGATCAGCCACAAGCAGAACACCAACTAACAGCCATCCTTACAGTTTTCTTGTTCAACACCTCTTCAATTCACTGTCAGAATTTCTGCTACTTTTTGACGCTGGATACTTAATCAACTACTTGTGCATTACCTTCCCTCACATCCCAGGTGAATCACTGACTCTGCTGACAACGCAAATTGTGATTCCAGTTCTATGTAATGCAACTTTAACGGCGATCAAAGTTTAAAATGGGAGGAAGCAACCAAGGAAAGAATGTCTCATTTAGAGAAAGTACAATTTTTGTCAAAAATTTTTAAATCCAAGATAATTAAGGAAACTGTAGGTACACTGGTGACATAAAATTAAGAAGATATTATCTACCAGCATTCAGCTTCCAAATTTCAGTGCCAGacataatttatataaattttgTCACAGTAATTTCTAGTAACAGTGGCACTAAAATACTCTTGTTAAGAAAACCTAGTATTTACCTTGGTGGTCAGATCCTGCTCAGCAGGAAGAGTCTCTCTCAGGGCACGCAGTCCATGTTTAACTAACTCATTTAGATTAccttaaaatgaaatcagaaagaCATTTACAAACTGTACGGTATTATCTCTAGACACTCACTTCCTCTTATTCCTATTCCTAGTAGACAACTAGAAAATCAGCCTGGCTAACTTGACTTccagagcttttcttctttttggtaCCAAACACAGAGCTGGTTATAAAAAGCACACCTTGAAAAACCAGCCCTTCCTTACATGTGAGGTTGAACGCATCTGGGTTTGGCACCTGCCTTGCCTCCAGTACAAGTCATAatcaaagcttttttcccctccaccaAGCAGCTATTCGATAGCTTCTTCATCACCAtttcatacaaaaataaattcaccaTTTGAAATGCACCACCTAAATACTGGCCCTGACATACTATCCCTGCTCTGATACGGAAAAATTGTACTTTCCCTCAGTTAAACAGGGCAGAGGCCCTGttactgttttctctgcttttctgagcaCAACTTCTCTTTGAATTACATGTAATAAGCATCCAGATGTTACAGTATGAaaatttgtaacattttatcCAAAATTTTGCAGATTTACACTTATGCCAAACTTGGCTCCCAAAATTTATCTTCCTGTCTTACTAACGCAAAAGAACAGAGCAGTAGCAGAAAAAGTGCACAATTGATGAATAACATTAGATAAGACAGGGTTTCATTACTCACAGTCAGTAAATTCAGTCATGTGTCTCTCCAAGTAAGTTCGCGCTGACTGTGAACGAGCACCAATAGACATTGCTTTGCAGTCAAAATAGTTTGCAGAGGGACAAGTCTGGAAGATGTGAGGACCCATATCCTACAAAGAGAGGGAAAACCCACACAGAAGGTAAAACAAATGTATAAGCTTATACCAAGTCTGCTCCtggaatacattttttaaaacagttttgcttCATGGTACATTGCATAgcttacatatatatatgcacataaatacattttatattgcTTATCATGTCACTGTTATACAATTCCTTCAAAATTACTGTTAAAGAAAgtgaaatctaaaaaaaaaaaagttctttacACCTTGTTCATTAAATTGCCGTTTTTACGTGGACAGGATAGCTGGcatcaaaaatgtttctttttctgttccatAAACTGTGCTGTGTATATGTATGCTTCCTACTTCATGGCTTGCAATAGACACTTTACACTTCATATTATCTTTTGTATTATctacaaaaaaaagtaaaaacctgCAGCAGACTCAACCATGCCATGCAAGATTTCAGGCAAGACGACAATTTCCTTCAACCCTGCTCATATCAAAAACTCTTGAGGTCAGACATTGTGTGTGCTGCATTAAGCAAACTTGTTGCTAAACAAGAGAGAGGCCAGTAATGATTTCCACATCcattttttataaaacttatttaaaataatagtttgTAAAGCTCCATAATCGATAGTAAAATAATTACTGCCATTGTGGGATCAACATTTTGATCTCTTAAAACATaaagaaatctaattttttGCACCTTaattagcttttcatttttgcaaatgtACACATCATAAGTAGGATTAGCTATTAagcaacatttcaaaatgttatgtTTAGGGTAagttacagaaaattatttccttattcAAAGAATACTGATGAGTCCATCCCTTCCGTCTTTCCCCATTTGGTGTATAAAATTGCATTAAGCACATTTTCTTCTAGATCAATAGTAGTTACTATTGGAAACAGCTTGCTTACATCATAACCTGCAATGAGCAGTCCTACGCCATACGGTCTTCTGCCATAACGCTGCGTTGGTATCTGGGTTTCTTAAATAAGCTAAGGAAACAATCTCAAAATAACATGTTAATTACCCAAAACATTTACCTCAGCCAAGCGGAGATGTACCAAAATCATTATATAGTCCTTGCAAACCTTTCCGCAGGAGTGAAGACCACATTCAAGAGAAAAAGATCTTGCAACTTACTTGCAACACCAACTTCTTCACCAAAAGAAAATTTAGCAATTATCTTTCCTGAAATAAAGTGGTGCATTCAACAAAGTAATACAAACAGTTCACCTAATGCTGCACAgctttgtttaatttcttaacCCTTTGAACTCTTTCTAGGCACCTGATAACAGAACACAAGGCCTCTGCTGTGTTCTATGCAAAGATAGAAATTACCAcgggaaaaaagaaataatctgacAAAGCAGCTACAATGCAACAATCACATTTTGAATAGCGCAGTCACCTTTTGCCCCCTACCTCCAAAGGCATGGGGCTGTGTGACAAAGAGCACGGTGTTAAAACGTTGTACAGCACTTTATCGCTTCTCTACCAGTTCAGCGTATGTTATGGGATATTCTCTGAAAGAACACCCAAGCAATGcgaataaagaaaaattaactttcaggttttttaaatttaatatgcCTTTTAAGGTGtgatatatgaaaataattttatgaacaTGCACGAAGGAGTAAAAAGCTACAGAAGTGTTacaagtgtaaaaaaaaaaagaaaaaggatactGCTTCCAATTAGTGACACTAGGCGAGACACTGGAAGAGGTCTATCAAACACAAACCTAGAATCCAGACACTCCTGACGCATGAAATtgctaggagaaaaaaaaaaaccccaaacagaaaaataagaataaagaataaaaaccaaactaaTGCACAGATCAAAGTCACAATGAGTTTGTGTCTCAATACTTGTTGTTAAGGtaagcatttttgtttcagctctGCTTGTTGAGAAAAAGGGCCAAAggcaataaataattttatttcatcatgacctataatttttatttagaaagttgACCACAGGTTTGAAAGAGTATTATAATATTTCAGCCatacaaatgcaaagaaagtaGTCACACAAGCAACAGATGGATCATCTGGAAAAAAGCCACAGTTAAATTCTAACATTTCTTTGTGATATCACAGAAATtaagatttatttcagaagttcctcctatgcctttttttttgccctttcctATCAAACTGAGGAAAATGCCTTCTTCCATGTACATTTACCTCATCTGATGAAACCATGTGGCCAGCAGGTAAAAAGCAAGCCACTCTAAAGCCCAAGCATACTGCAGtgtatgtttttaataacttgCTTAAATGCGTGtacacagaagcagctgctaGAGGGAAGCAAGTGATGCACTTTCCCAGACTGCTTGGAAACCCCATCACACGGAGGAAACCAGACAAGACAGTCTTACtagtaacaaaaccaaagagcaaAATTCTGGGCCAAACAAATGAGATTTCTGCCAACTACTTAAAGATCTGCCAGAATTTCATGCCGAGGTCTTTGGCATAGTACAACAGAGCAGTAACTTAAGACTAATCCTTAGCTGACCAGAAAATTTCATTCGCAATAGTCTACAAATGAACTTTCCACTCATTATTGCAGAACTGTGTATGTTGTGTATGTCAACAACTAAGATACTCACCACAAGAGCCTTGCATCAGCAGTAAGTCCAGCAATTGAGATACCAATATGGTTGTCAacatacaggatttttttctgatgagctGCCAGCTCAGACTGTGCTCTCTACgcataaaagaagaaagctatGTAGCAGACTGAACGGTTTGCCAAGCACTGTGGAGAAATCTGCTAACATTTATAGCAAGAACTGAATATGACatgaaacaataataaaaaaaaaaatgtataaacttgcaacagaagacaagaaaaatctGATGCCAGTTCAGTAGGGAACTGTGAGAACTAAAGAAAGGACAGACACACACTCAAgctttgggaaaagaaatagttttactACTTAGTAACCAATGgataaaaaatagtaataagggatacattttttaaagggGGTGGGGAATAATCTTTCATTCATTTCCTTAATTTTGTGAAAAAGTACTTTGCACAGGTACTGGAAGTATTTATAGCTCTATACTGGTACTCAAGCAAAAGGAAACTGGCATTGCATTTACACTACACATAAAAGCTCAGACTGCCCAAAACAGATTTGCCAAACCAAAACTTTTCTCCTAACATTAGTGTCCTGAGAACACAGTTTTGAGGTTACCTTGAGAGCAACCAGAACAGCATGTGTTTTCGATTTCAGCCCCACCGTAGCTGAGCCTTGTTTCACAGCTTCCATGGCATATTCTATTTGATGGATTCGGCCCTACAGAGTAAAACCAAAGGTAATAATTCTGAAGTTCATCCTCTAAATCAAGTTTCAATGGTTTTTGATTTTCAGACCTTTGATCCCCCCGCCCCAACAGGTACACTAACTGCATTACAGTTTAAACCTACAACCATGAGACTCCCTCAATTATCTTCTGCAAACACTTCACCATTAACCCACAAAAATCTGGCCGTTTCTGAGCCACTCATTACTGCATacaaagaaactggaaaagctaAAGAGCGAATAATCTTGAGATTATAATCACAAGACTTCTGTCACTGTCTTTAAAGGAATCGGTACTTGACCCAATGTGATACAAAGATAAAACTTCCAGCTGAAGTCGGACATGTAACTTTTAATCGAGTTTCCTCAAGAAATTAGTCTTATGCAATTGCTGTGTCTCACCATCATTCCCTAATAACTTCTGCACAAGTTATTAGTCAACTGCAGTAAAGTCTGAAAGAGGAGTAGAGGTCTCACAGACTATTAAGTCCCACTATTAAGTTCTGCAAAGGCAGCcaggagctttgcaggaaaATAAGACAATGTCCTTTTAATGCAACCACTGAGAGCAAAGTAGCTAATTTCTTGCATTTGAGTTGATGAGCCTATGTCCAATAGCCAGCATGTTCACTGCTACTGTGCAAGTACAGAATTACTAACCACAGCACACAGTTGCATCCTACCAGTTGTAATGGAGTGGAACACAGTAGCTGTTATAATAAAATGTACTGAGGATAATCTACAGGAAATCACCTTCTACAACGTTGGTGGggagttttttggggttttgatcTGGTTTACATAGAGGAATACAAAGTGCAGCAGATGCTTAAAATACCCTAACGTTCCATTTAATTCACAAAGTTATAAATGGAATTTCAGTAACATCAGATATTTCCTGCCCGAGAGCAGTGTGGAATCACTGTGACCTGTCCAACATGTATTTATCAACTTTCATGAATGACTTGCAAGGCTGTAGAAGTGTGAAACTCCTTTAATCTcgtatttccttttctttacaataACATCTGAAAACATCCCCCAAGACAGTATCATTATTCTTCGCTCCTTTATTAACAATACCAAGAACTATTATGGTACCATATCACTGCCTCACCTACCAGAATACATGGAGCAGTAATGGCAGCACttagtaattttaaatgtcttttataAAAGACAACAACACTTCACATTTTCAAGGcaatttatggaaaaaaaatagaaattagtGTTGTTAATGACTTCACAATATCTACTAAAGGTCTCAAGAGAATATTAtagtttttaaagtaatttttcaagtAACAGACagattaaaagatttaaaattacagttcCTGATACAGAATCTGCCAGAGAAACACAGTCATTAATAAGGACGAAAATAGTTCAAAGCCACCTACAACTATCATTGTATTGACTAAAACCCACCCAATTATTCAAGGTTGTCTTCATATAGGATGGAAAGTATAAAATATGCTCTGTTACAATGTGTGTTGAAGCTGTATCTTTTAAGCAGTACCACTACACCATGAAGGTTTTCCATAGTAATACAAACTCACAAACTAACGACACATTAACTTTAGACTAATACGATTTGCTATTTGCATTTAGAATAAATCTTTAGTTTTGCTAAATCTAGAAATGAGTCAATTTTCAAGACTCTTGATTTTCCATATATATCCTATCTTACAATGTCCATATGGAGAGAAGAGGCAACATGAATTGAcacttgcatttaaaattctgGAGTATCTGTTTTGAAGTCAATATAACCTATGTAAGTTTTAGAAGGCACAATGTATCTTTCTAATAACAATACACAGTGTGAAACTGATTTAGAGgtaataatatttaaaactcAAGTGCAAATCTCAATATAATCTGAAGTACAGATAGCATGAAGCCTCTGTAACATTCTACGACACAGGAAACTAGGGACACACCGCTGCACAGATTTCACTGAATCACGACGCAAACTGCACTACAAGAGGTATGGCGTTTAACCACTTAATGTTCTAGCTCTCAATGTTATAATTATAAGCTTTATATATGGAATTTATTTGACAGGGATGTTTGTGACCATTTCAATCTAGAAAATTAACTTCTGCACATTTATACTATAAAAATCAGCATCTCAGATGCCATGCTTCAGATTAGCATATGGGAATAGTCATTCCAGTACAGGCTTACACGGCAGAGAGTTGtgtgcacacaaaaaaagagaagcaggcGCTGTTACACCACACTTGAAAAAGCCAGCATATACTCACTTAAGCACTAAATACTAACttttagtaattttattttgttttgaacaattTGCAAGCAGTAAAGCTCTTAATACAGAAATACCCCAACCAAAGAAGTTCTTCCCAATTGCAAACCGAATGGTGCCTTTCCAATATTAGCTAGGGAATAAAAGAGAGAATGAACTAGCAGTAGTCTAACACTGGCAAAATAGAAGCTTGGTTTCATGCTTTTTAATACCAACTTTTTAATATAGGTCTGTAAATTGGTCACAGAACGGTTGgctttggaagggacctttaaagaccaAGTCCAACCCTCAGTGATGACAGCATCTATTTTGTACCTCATAAGTACATTTGGAAAGCAACTACCCTAAGTACTTTGAGGTAACAGggcccacacagcagcagctcagaggcGTTAACGGCCTTCTAGACACCTACAGCCCACAAAACAAGAAGGGCACAGACGACAGTAAGCTTTAGGCACCTGAACACAGTCTGCATTACCGTGATACCACTGCTGTGAGAGTGACGGAAAACCAAAAAGCACGCAAAGAGCCAGTCAGCATGCTTATAAAGATTTTACCTGCGGGCTCCAAACTGTGACATCGTTGTCATACTGGTTACGAAActagaaggaataaaaaaaaaatatccattagTGTAACTAATAcgcaggcagggagagcattCCCGAGTGCAGCTGGGGTCGTTTTCTTTTCAGGGCCTTGCAGGTGCAGCTGTAGCTCCCCGGCCTGCCACGGGGGCCACCCCCCGTCGCGTTTCTTTCCACGCCGGGGCAAGAGCACAGGCATAGGGGGCAGAGCAGCGACCCGCAGCCCCGGCGCGGGGAAGCCGGAGGGCGAGGAGCCGGTGCCCGCGCCGGGGAGGGCCGCTGCGAACCCCGGCGTCGCCCGGCCcggggcccgccccgccggccgcccaGCAGCCACGGCCGGCTTCTCTGCAGCGTCACGCCAGGCCCAGCCGGGCCGAAGGGGTCGCGCTCTGCCGCCACTGctcgcccccccacccccccgggccccgcctGCCCTagcgcggccgcccccggctCCGGGCGGCCCCGGCAGCTAGGcccaggcccggcccggcccgcggcgaGCCAGACCCCGCACAGCCCGGGAACCGCTTACTCACGGCCCCGTTCCCTCCTTCTcgcctcccccttccccccaggcCCGCTCGGCAACCCAGGCACGGGGCACGGAGCGCGCTGCCCCAGCTGGCCCGCCGTGGCCGCCCCTCACCATCCTCCTTCCCCCAACAGCGGCGCGGGCTCCGGGGCAGCGAGGGGGGACCGCTCCGGCAGCGACCGCTCTGGTCTGAAAGCGCCTAGGCAGCGCTAGTCGCACCTCGAGTCATCGACCGAGCGCACGGCGGCTGGCCCCGCCCCTCGGGCGAGCGATGTagcgcggggcggccccgctaGCGCGTGCGCGGTCTGGAAGGGATCGCGGGGCGTGGGCGGCTCGCTGGCCTGAGGGGGGCTGTGAGGCGGTGGGGGGGCCTCTTCCCTATTGCTCTAAGGGGGGCCgtgaggctgggggggggcggctctCCCTCTGCCGCCCTGAAGGGAGCCGtgagggggggggaagagcGCCGGGCtctcccctgctgccctgaggCGGGGAGCGGCTCTCCCCTGCCGCCCCGCTGAGTAGAGACGGGGGCCggcccttccctgctgccctgaggcGCCGCTCGGGTCGCGGCACGTTTCCTGGCGTCCGCAGCCCTCAGCTGACAAACGCCTGGCAGCTGCTCCTTGCTGCAGCCCCCGAACGGCTTCCTTAAGCCGGCTCTGACCGCggttttcttgctgttcagtGTTTCTCCTACTCAAAACGGTGCAGAACGGCTCTTAAAGATTCCTGCATGCAATACAAAAAGTCTGTTACTTGAGGAAAACATGTATTGTGgaatttggaaataatttctttttcttactgaaacTCGATGTTAGcctttttgctggtttttaaaGACTGCTGAAGATAAAGGCGCCGATGTAAAATAGGATCCGTAAAATAGGATCCATGTGCTATTAATTGCCTTCTCTTTATAGTGAGAAAACTCTGCCTTTGTTCTTCATAGTCACAGGATATGAAGAGGGCATGGGAAAAAACACCGTGGTATGGTCGTTGTTAGGAATATGCTCTAGGTTTTATGAAACCCTTAGGTACAGAGGGGAGTACATATGGATAAAATCAATCACCAGTTACTCTTTAaaaactgactttaaaaaaatcaaacccccACCGCTGCCAGCTTCACAAAAGCTACCTCTGAAACAGCTATGAGAATTTGTTCACCAAATCTGTGCACAGATGCACACCAACCTCAGAAGGGTACTACAGAACCACCAATATTAGGTTTGTACCATTTGCCCCCTCACTTATTTTTTCCACTCGGAGCTAAAATCCATCACTGTCGACAGAAGGGTATCTCTGTCCAGCGTGCATATGTCGCACCCATCTTGGTTAGCAGGCTACAGAGTCCAATCCTACCTATTCTAAAACCACTACAAGGtttcaaagctgtatttcagtcaTTCTCCTTTTATCACAAGCATGTGGTTTATGAAGTGTGCTTCCCAAAACTGCAGTGAAGTTTTCATGCGGTGTCCAGGCTAACAAAACTTATGAGCCTAAGCAGATTagggtaaaaaagaaaaccaaaaaaaacccaaaaccaaacacaaccaaaaaaaaaacccacaacacccTACCAAACCAAATAAAGGCAGTTGGGTAGGAGTAAAACAACAGCCACTCTTAATCAGATGTAGCAGACTGGAAATCCTCTTACATTTCTGTTTCGGAAAAAAAAAGGGTACAGGAAGTCTCTGAAATTATATAAAGCTACATGAGAAGCACTATTATGAATAATATTAGAACAATATTACTATGTCTTTCTTAATTAGAGCTAAGATGTGATTAAATTTCTAAATGGGTCTTTTTGCTCTCAAAGATAAAAAACTACAAGTGCTTAACAAAGATTAGTTGCTTACTGGAGCTCTTATTTTGGaccatatgaaatatttttatatagttgtaaatgaaaaatgagttaAATATTACTATGATAACTCCTCTATAGGATTGTGTGACTCAACCATGAAGACAAAAGAGAATCAATACTGTAttcatatgttttctttttaaaaaaaaaacaagtatcCAGCTGCTGAGGTCACAGTCCTTAAAGTCGAACTAGTGTTCTAGCAGCTTGTGTTACTGCAGGACCAATGACACGTTTCTTTTACCACTggagcattttctcttttcccctggACAGGGCCACAGTGTTGTCTAGGAAACAAAAAATCTAAACAGACTGATGTAAATTATTTAacttgttttgttatttttaagctttctgaTTAACAAAAATTCATTTGATCTGAAATAACTTCCTTTCTTCAACATTGTTTGGTGTGCCCCGAAACAGGacatataaacattttattaagtGAGCTGAACAGCTTTGAAGTCTCTCGCTGAACTTTCTGTAAATATTCCCATAGTCTCTGCTAGAATGCCATTCTGTAATAACTTCCCACAGCAATAAGGGACTCCCCAAAGGTCCGTTTACTCCACCTACAGCAACAGAACAATAGACAGATACTTCCTCTCTTTTGGCAAAAGCGCCTCAGTTTTGATAGAACGCTAGCCTATGCCAAGACTCTCTGTTGTTCCGTATGTGTACAACAATAACGCTGGGAACCACGCTTTTAGTGATAAAAAGACAGGATTTGTAAAACTTCCCACAGAAAAGTGGTAAAAGCTGTATAAATTAAGAACTTCTGGAAGCTATATGAACTATTGTAGAGGTTTATTAAATAACTCTTTTCCcgagtaatatttttttcctttattaaactgatagaaaaatatattaaaaaccaaactaacCAGATGTCCAGCTATTAAAAATTTATTCCAAAGCAAATGGCTTCGGGTCACGTGACCGCAGGAAGGGTGGCATGGAATGGCACTCCAGCTGTGCTCCGCTGCTTCAGGCGGCACAACTGTTACCATATTcccaaggcagcagcacaagAGGATGTCAGACGCAGAAATAATCTCTAGAAAGGGGAAGTGCTTACGGCGGAAGGAAGTCATTCACTTCCTTCTGAATGCTCCTGCTTGCCCTTTAGGCTTCAGTATGAGCCCTCCATAGGCAGGGCTACAGCCAGTGGGTTTGTAATCTCTTTCTGATTACATCTCAGTGCACTGGTGTGAAAAAGCACCCAACCTATTTCCCACTGATGTATTTGAACCAAGAGtacaatatttaaatacaaaatgagaTAAAGGAATGAGCAAGGCAAAATTAAAGATCTCCTCTTCGGATAATAAAGGCATCAAAGCAGAAAGGatgcattttttatatatttcaccCAAATACGGCAGTTACTGAAATTAGTGGTTTGTCAGTTATTCAAAGTTGTTAGAAAATTTGAATGAAGGCCTTAAACGAGAGTTTCAGTAAAATTTAAGTGATACGTAAGCATTATGTTGACCTCTGCACTTCAGAAAACGTCACCCTTGCTGTATTTAATGGTGGTACAGTGGCCTGCACGAAATGATCTGACAGTTTTAGACAGCTTCATGGGAG
Encoded here:
- the PSMA1 gene encoding proteasome subunit alpha type-1, encoding MFRNQYDNDVTVWSPQGRIHQIEYAMEAVKQGSATVGLKSKTHAVLVALKRAQSELAAHQKKILYVDNHIGISIAGLTADARLLCNFMRQECLDSRFVFDRPLPVSRLVSLIGSKTQIPTQRYGRRPYGVGLLIAGYDDMGPHIFQTCPSANYFDCKAMSIGARSQSARTYLERHMTEFTDCNLNELVKHGLRALRETLPAEQDLTTKNVSIGIVGKDMEFTIYDDDDVAPFLEGLEERPQRKPAPPADEPAEKAEEPMEH